Proteins encoded by one window of Haliotis asinina isolate JCU_RB_2024 chromosome 6, JCU_Hal_asi_v2, whole genome shotgun sequence:
- the LOC137288029 gene encoding uncharacterized protein yields the protein MGIRGGSLMSMNSFLRRGGPGRRRGNRRLSQARSRRGANTSEAEGEGGRRGEEVTDHLDAAEETANLWKAPASSGSIVCEKVNLVDQKGQANNLCYKDGSKEIKCPRNQTLLIPSLLQRVHSPEEYEDPTSCSKSVRDNFHDIGRCLLNISDVQEKATYEAAVREVLQECSQKRYCILESDKTSSIHGLRDLPVGKGNRLPSHLVVMHQCVKEQIVLCESKTQTDKEVHISINRLRVSALGTSTCTCTVSGGATNVTLLDVRLGNSNRTGLSISDKTGSVYTAHGGHQTVHYMKEIRMSQTEWSLHLDVVQDYVPDKIWMRVQGYNSTQVTVTCEEARAAKRAPDKRSGEVTLEVDC from the exons ATGGGAATAAGAGGAGGGTCTCTTATGTCAATGAACTCCTTCCTGAGGAGGGGAGGACCTGGGAGAAGGAGAGGGAACAGGCGTCTGTCTCAGGCCAGGAGTCGCCGTGGAG CTAACACCTCAGAGGCGGAGGGAGAAGGAGGACGGAGGGGGGAGGAAGTCACCGATCATCTGGACGCCGCCGAAGAAACGGCGAACCTGTGGAAGGCGCCGGCTTCTTCCG GTTCCATCGTTTGTGAAAAAGTTAATCTTGTAGACCAGAAAGGACAAGCGAACAACCTTTGTTACAAGGACGGGAGTAAAGAGATCAAGTGTCCCAGAAATCAAACACTTTTGATACCATCGCTGTTGCAAAGAGTACATTCACCTGAAGAATATGAGGACCCAACTTCATGTAGTAAATCAGTCCGTGATAACTTTCATGACATTGGAAGATGCCTATTAAACATTTCGGATGTGCAGGAGAAGGCGACCTATGAGGCAGCGGTGAGGGAGGTGCTGCAGGAGTGTAGTCAGAAGAGGTACTGTATCCTGGAGAGTGACAAGACGTCCTCTATTCATGGACTCAGGGACCTCCCTGTCGGAAAGGGGAACAGACTACCGTCACATCTGGTGGTAATGCATCAGTGTGTTAAAG AGCAGATCGTATTGTGCGAGAGTAAGACCCAGACAGACAAGGAGGTCCATATAAGCATCAACCGCCTGAGGGTGTCAGCTCTGGGAACAAGTACCTGCACCTGTACAGTCAGCGGAGGAGCGACTAACGTCACCCTACTGGACGTGAGACTGGGCAACAGCAACAGGACAGGACTGTCTATCAGTGACAAGACAGGGTCAGTGTACACAGCCCACGGTGGTCATCAGACAGTCCACTACATGAAGGAGATTAGGATGAGCCAGACAGAGTGGAGTCTACACCTGGATGTTGTCCAAGACTATGTCCCTGACAAGATATGGATGAGAGTGCAAG GTTACAACAGTACTCAAGTCACAGTCACGTGTGAGG AAGCAAGGGCAGCGAAAAGAGCTCCGGACAAGAGATCAGGTGAGGTCACTCTCGAGGTGGATTGTTAA